In Erpetoichthys calabaricus chromosome 2, fErpCal1.3, whole genome shotgun sequence, a genomic segment contains:
- the LOC127526711 gene encoding probable G-protein coupled receptor 148, whose protein sequence is MNVSNGTDNGDNTENIVKTWVQLVDFLSTSFFSCLIIKTIQAEAELKQQVRYILLNHHLISVTFYFGTGFIFHCFRIFRADVPRIVCWMTFSIHITFARGILLTLTLMAANTYLAVCWPLRYKSFVHTIKRKALIMMWILALLHPLCSMIQSCTEVPVSYFTERDLTCPSVLDSTLSKSIAMLFIFLLLIVIALSYFLIYREGRRSGHFTTMNVKGRRTILIHGLQIILHIVPTFIILAVPKTLQAFRVFNFIIFAVAQGSSPIIYGLRCRDIKSRLPKIPIKCCS, encoded by the coding sequence ATGAATGTCTCCAATGGGACAGACAATGGTGACAACACTGAAAATATTGTGAAGACCTGGGTTCAGCTTGTAGACTTTCTGAGCACTTCATTTTTCAGCTGTCTTATCATAAAAACGATACAAGCAGAAGCCGAATTGAAGCAGCAAGTCAGATACATTCTTCTAAACCACCACCTTATCTCTGTCACATTCTATTTTGGCACTGGGTTTATATTTCATTGCTTTCGGATTTTCAGAGCTGATGTCCCCAGAATTGTATGTTGGATGACCTTCTCCATTCATATAACATTTGCAAGAGGAATTCTGCTGACTCTGACACTTATGGCTGCTAACACATATCTGGCAGTTTGCTGGCCTTTAAGATACAAGTCTTTTGTACACACAATAAAAAGGAAAGCATTAATTATGATGTGGATACTTGCCTTACTACATCCACTGTGCTCCATGATTCAATCATGTACTGAGGTTCCAGTGAGCTACTTCACAGAGAGAGATCTGACTTGCCCAAGTGTCCTTGATTCCACTCTCTCCAAATCCATTGCCATGCTCTTCATTTTCCTGCTCTTAATAGTAATAGCACTCAGCTACTTCCTGATCTACAGGGAGGGGAGACGATCAGGACACTTTACCACAATGAATGTCAAAGGTAGAAGGACAATCCTTATTCATGGGCTGCAAATAATCCTACATATTGTCCCTACTTTTATCATTTTGGCCGTCCCAAAAACGCTTCAAGCATTCAgggtatttaattttattatctttgCTGTTGCTCAGGGCAGTAGTCCTATCATTTATGGCCTGAGATGCAGGGATATTAAGAGCAGATTGCCAAAGATTCCTATCAAATGCTGTTCCTAG